Proteins from a single region of Pungitius pungitius chromosome 4, fPunPun2.1, whole genome shotgun sequence:
- the LOC134127312 gene encoding C-C motif chemokine 13-like, with protein MKTLVPLCLLLCVLESLSAAPAALSMMEVECCLQHNKIHVPKNKVIHIKMTSGDCPLKAIIITTEKRKFCIDPELISAKRQLAAFQKRLGTTTAGTSRPRNVMTSSSFVRRDATQSTTIHR; from the exons ATGAAGACTCTGgtgcctctctgcctcctcctctgcgtcCTAGAATCCCTCTCAGCCG CACCGGCCGCCCTGTCGATGATGGAGGTTGAATGCTGTCTGCAACACAATAAGATCCACGTGCCCAAAAACAAGGTGATCCACATCAAGATGACCTCAGGGGACTGCCCACTCAAGGCCATCAT AATCACAACTGAAAAGAGGAAGTTTTGCATCGATCCTGAATTGATTTCTGCAAAGAGACAGTTGGCGGCATTTCAGAAGCGACTTGGTACTACTACTGCTGGTACTTCACGTCCCAGAAATGTAATGACGTCCAGCTCCTTTGTGCGTCGTGATGCCACGCAGAGCACAACCATTCACCGATGA
- the kcng4b gene encoding potassium voltage-gated channel subfamily G member 4: MPIISNANHDFSTYSISSDDSSLDRFFTEIPETETIKGVYFQRAQLLRGPKAPYAVDHALQVLINVGGNRYTFPWSTLEQFPQSRLGRLRFCTTPEEIARLCDDYDETCREYFFDRNPTAFRVILNFLAAGKLRLLRELCAVSLHDELDYWGVDPGHMERCCRRRMNTRVEEVAERERKEQEWRQKRVMLKRGTTEIKRGYHKLTWMLREVVENPQSGLAAKMFACLSVVMVLVTVISLCISTMPDLRDEETRGECSQKCQSMFVVESICVAWFTLEFLLRFVNARSKLAFARGPLNIIDAIAILPYYVSLVVDVREGSRDDVVAVGAGRGYLDKLSLILRLLRALRILYVMRLARHSLGLQTLGMTMQRSMREFGLLLLFVCVAVTLFSPLVHLAESELAPFAATHPQHSFSSIPASYWWAIISMTTVGYGDMVPRSIPGQMVALTSILSGILIMAFPATSIFHTFSRSYQELKQEYEQLWKEERGEEIAAEWEESRSKAEFSPNRFKRNDDGLIPSERLQAPVPPTAF, from the exons ATGCCCATCATCAGCAATGCCAACCACGACTTCAGCACCTACTCGATCAGCAGCGACGACAGCAGCCTCGACCGATTCTTCACCGAGATCCCGGAGACGGAGACCATCAAGGGCGTCTACTTCCAGCGCGCCCAGCTGCTCCGTGGCCCCAAGGCCCCGTACGCCGTCGACCACGCCCTGCAGGTGCTCATCAACGTCGGGGGCAACCGCTACACCTTCCCCTGGAGCACCCTGGAGCAGTTCCCCCAGAGCCGCCTGGGGCGCCTGCGTTTCTGCACCACCCCCGAGGAGATTGCGCGGCTCTGCGACGACTACGACGAGACCTGCCGGGAGTACTTCTTCGACCGCAACCCGACGGCCTTCAGGGTCATCCTCAACTTCCTGGCGGCGGGGAAGCTGCGTCTGCTGCGGGAGCTGTGCGCCGTGTCGCTGCACGACGAGCTGGACTACTGGGGCGTGGACCCGGGCCACATGGagcgctgctgccgccgccgcatGAACACCCGCGTGGAGGAGGTGGCCGAGCGAGAGCGCAAGGAGCAGGAGTGGAGGCAGAAGCGGGTGATGCTGAAGAGAGGCACCACAGAGATCAAAAGGGGCTACCACAAACTGACCTGGATGCTCCGAGAGGTGGTGGAAAACCCCCAGTCGGGGTTGGCCGCCAAGATGTTCGCCTGCCTCTCGGTGGTCATGGTGCTGGTCACCGTCATCAGCCTGTGCATCAGCACCATGCCAGACCTCAGAGATGAAGAGACCAGG GGCGAGTGCTCCCAGAAGTGCCAGAGCATGTTCGTGGTGGAGTCCATCTGCGTGGCGTGGTTCACTCTGGAGTTCCTGCTGCGGTTCGTCAACGCTCGGAGCAAGCTGGCCTTCGCCCGCGGCCCCCTCAACATCATCGACGCCATCGCCATCCTGCCCTACTACGTGTCCCTGGTCGTGGACGTCAGGGAAGGGTCGCGGGACGACGTGGTGGCCGTGGGCGCCGGCAGAGGCTACCTGGACAAGCTGAGCCTGATCCTGCGCCTGCTGCGCGCCCTGCGCATCCTCTACGTGATGCGCCTCGCCCGCCACTCGCTGGGCCTGCAGACGCTGGGGATGACCATGCAGCGCAGCATGAGGGAGttcggcctgctgctgctgttcgtCTGCGTGGCCGTCACCCTCTTCTCGCCCCTGGTGCACCTGGCGGAGAGCGAGCTGGCGCCGTTCGCCGCCACGCACCCCCAGCACAGCTTCAGCAGCATCCCGGCCTCCTACTGGTGGGCCATCATCTCCATGACCACGGTGGGGTACGGCGACATGGTGCCGCGCAGCATCCCCGGACAGATGGTGGCGCTGACCAGCATCCTGAGCGGCATCCTCATCATGGCGTTCCCCGCCACCTCCATCTTCCACACCTTCTCCCGCTCGTACCAGGAGCTGAAGCAGGAGTACGAGCAGCTGTGGAAGGAGGAGCGGGGCGAGGAGATCGCCGCCGAGTGGGAGGAGAGTCGGTCCAAGGCCGAATTCTCCCCGAACAGGTTCAAGAGAAACGACGACGGGCTGATTCCAAGCGAGAGGCTCCAAGCGCCGGTGCCACCGACGGCGTTCTAG